In Pongo abelii isolate AG06213 chromosome X, NHGRI_mPonAbe1-v2.0_pri, whole genome shotgun sequence, one DNA window encodes the following:
- the DCAF8L1 gene encoding DDB1- and CUL4-associated factor 8-like protein 1 isoform X2 produces the protein MSHQEGSTDGLPDLVTESLFSSPEEQSGAAVVTATSSDIEMAAAEPSTGDGGDTRDGGFPNDASTEKQNTEPESSSEDVKLESVEDFEHFLMSSEEMEEEEGEEEEEEMEEEEGEEEEEQPRVCPRCGGANHDQCLLEEDQALEEWISSETSALPRPRWQVLTALRQRQLGSSARFVYEACGARAFVQRFCLQYLLGSHAGSVSTVHFNQRGTRLASSGDDLRVIVWDWVRQKPVLNFESGHDINVIQAKFFPNCGDSTLAMCGHDGQVRVAELINASYCENTKRVAKHRGPAHELALEPDSPYKFLTSGEDAVVFTIDLRQDRPASKVVVTRENDKKVGLYTISMNPANIYQFAVGGHDQFVRIYDQRRIDKKENNGLLKKFTPHHLVNCDFPTNVTCIVYSHDGTELLASYNDEDIYLFNSSHSDSAQYVKRYKGHRNNDTIKCVNFYGPRSEFVVSGSDCGHVFFWEKSSCQIIQFMEGDRGDIVNCLEPHPYLPVLATSGLDQHVKIWTPTAKTATELTGLKDVIKKNKHERDEDNLHYTDSFDNHMLRFFVRHLLQRAHQPSWRGHGAEFPDEELDESSSTSDTSEEEGQDQVQCVPS, from the exons ATGTCCCACCAAGAGGGCAGCACAGATGGCTTACCAGACTTAGTGACTGAAAGCCTGTTCAGCAGCCCAGAGGAGCAGTCTGGAGCAGCAGTGGTGACGGCGACCTCCTCAGACATTGAAATGGCGGCCGCAGAGCCATCGACCGGAGATGGTGGTGATACCAGGGATGGTGGTTTCCCGAATGATGCCAGcacagaaaagcaaaacacagAACCAGAAAGTTCAAGTGAAGACGTCAAACTTGAAAGCGTGGAGGACTTTGAGCATTTCCTCATGAGTAGTGAAG agatggaggaggaggaaggggaggaggaagaagaagagatggaggaggaggaaggggaggaggaagaagaacagCCTCGGGTGTGTCCACGATGCGGTGGCGCCAACCATGATCAGTGTTTGTTAGAGGAGGATCAGGCGTTGGAGGAGTGGATTTCCTCAGAGACATCTGCCCTGCCCCGACCTCGCTGGCAAGTCCTTACTGCTCTTCGCCAGCGGCAGCTGGGTTCAAGTGCCCGCTTTGTATATGAGGCCTGTGGAgcaagagcctttgtgcagcgtTTCTGCCTACAGTATCTTCTTGGAAGCCATGCCGGTTCTGTCAGTACCGTACACTTTAACCAGCGTGGCACCCGACTGGCCAGTAGCGGTGATGACTTAAGGGTGATAGTGTGGGACTGGGTGCGGCAGAAGCCAGTACTGAACTTTGAGAGTGGTCACGATATTAATGTCATCCAGGCTAAGTTCTTTCCTAACTGTGGTGATTCCACCCTGGCCATGTGTGGCCATGATGGACAGGTACGCGTAGCAGAACTAATTAATGCATCATATTGCGAGAATACTAAGCGTGTGGCCAAGCACAGGGGACCTGCCCACGAGttggctctggagccagactctCCTTATAAGTTCCTCACTTCAGGTGAAGATGCCGTTGTGTTCACCATTGACCTCAGACAAGACCGGCCAGCTTCAAAAGTTGTGGTAACAAGAGAAAATGATAAGAAAGTCGGACTGTATACAATCTCTATGAATCCTGCCAATATTTACCAATTTGCAGTGGGTGGACATGATCAGTTTGTAAGGATTTATGACCAGAGGAGAAttgataagaaagaaaacaatggacTACTTAAGAAATTCACTCCTCATCATCTGGTTAATTGTGATTTCCCAACAAACGTCACCTGCATTGTGTACAGCCACGATGGCACAGAGCTCCTGGCCAGCTACAATGATGAAGATATTTACCTCTTCAACTCCTCTCACAGTGATAGTGCTCAATATGTTAAGAGATATAAGGGGCACAGAAATAATGACACAATCAAATGTGTTAATTTCTATGGCCCCAGGAGTGAGTTTGTCGTGAGCGGTAGTGATTGTGGGCACGTCTTCTTCTGGGAGAAATCATCCTGCCAGATCATCCAGTTCATGGAGGGGGACAGAGGAGATATAGTAAACTGTCTTGAACCCCACCCTTACCTACCTGTGTTGGCGACCAGTGGCCTAGATCAGCATGTCAAGATCTGGACCCCCACAGCTAAAACTGCCACTGAGCTTACTGGGTTAAAAGACGTGATTAAGAAGAACAAGCACGAGCGAGATGAAGATAACTTGCACTATACGGACTCGTTTGACAACCACATGCTTCGGTTCTTCGTGCGTCACCTGTTACAGAGAGCTCATCAACCCAGCTGGAGAGGTCATGGAGCTGAGTTCCCAGATGAAGAGTTGGATGAGTCTTCCAGCACCTCAGATACATCCGAGGAGGAGGGCCAAGATCAAGTGCAGTGCGTGCCATCCTGA
- the DCAF8L1 gene encoding DDB1- and CUL4-associated factor 8-like protein 1 isoform X1, translating to MSHQEGSTDGLPDLVTESLFSSPEEQSGAAVVTATSSDIEMAAAEPSTGDGGDTRDGGFPNDASTEKQNTEPESSSEDVKLESVEDFEHFLMSSEGLFDYPLVGEEETEREEEEEEMEEEEGEEEEEEMEEEEGEEEEEEMEEEEGEEEEEQPRVCPRCGGANHDQCLLEEDQALEEWISSETSALPRPRWQVLTALRQRQLGSSARFVYEACGARAFVQRFCLQYLLGSHAGSVSTVHFNQRGTRLASSGDDLRVIVWDWVRQKPVLNFESGHDINVIQAKFFPNCGDSTLAMCGHDGQVRVAELINASYCENTKRVAKHRGPAHELALEPDSPYKFLTSGEDAVVFTIDLRQDRPASKVVVTRENDKKVGLYTISMNPANIYQFAVGGHDQFVRIYDQRRIDKKENNGLLKKFTPHHLVNCDFPTNVTCIVYSHDGTELLASYNDEDIYLFNSSHSDSAQYVKRYKGHRNNDTIKCVNFYGPRSEFVVSGSDCGHVFFWEKSSCQIIQFMEGDRGDIVNCLEPHPYLPVLATSGLDQHVKIWTPTAKTATELTGLKDVIKKNKHERDEDNLHYTDSFDNHMLRFFVRHLLQRAHQPSWRGHGAEFPDEELDESSSTSDTSEEEGQDQVQCVPS from the coding sequence ATGTCCCACCAAGAGGGCAGCACAGATGGCTTACCAGACTTAGTGACTGAAAGCCTGTTCAGCAGCCCAGAGGAGCAGTCTGGAGCAGCAGTGGTGACGGCGACCTCCTCAGACATTGAAATGGCGGCCGCAGAGCCATCGACCGGAGATGGTGGTGATACCAGGGATGGTGGTTTCCCGAATGATGCCAGcacagaaaagcaaaacacagAACCAGAAAGTTCAAGTGAAGACGTCAAACTTGAAAGCGTGGAGGACTTTGAGCATTTCCTCATGAGTAGTGAAGGTTTATTTGATTACCCCTTAGTGGGAGAGgaggagacagaaagggaggaggaagaagaagagatggaggaggaggaaggggaggaggaggaagaagagatggaggaggaggaaggggaggaggaagaagaagagatggaggaggaggaaggggaggaggaagaagaacagCCTCGGGTGTGTCCACGATGCGGTGGCGCCAACCATGATCAGTGTTTGTTAGAGGAGGATCAGGCGTTGGAGGAGTGGATTTCCTCAGAGACATCTGCCCTGCCCCGACCTCGCTGGCAAGTCCTTACTGCTCTTCGCCAGCGGCAGCTGGGTTCAAGTGCCCGCTTTGTATATGAGGCCTGTGGAgcaagagcctttgtgcagcgtTTCTGCCTACAGTATCTTCTTGGAAGCCATGCCGGTTCTGTCAGTACCGTACACTTTAACCAGCGTGGCACCCGACTGGCCAGTAGCGGTGATGACTTAAGGGTGATAGTGTGGGACTGGGTGCGGCAGAAGCCAGTACTGAACTTTGAGAGTGGTCACGATATTAATGTCATCCAGGCTAAGTTCTTTCCTAACTGTGGTGATTCCACCCTGGCCATGTGTGGCCATGATGGACAGGTACGCGTAGCAGAACTAATTAATGCATCATATTGCGAGAATACTAAGCGTGTGGCCAAGCACAGGGGACCTGCCCACGAGttggctctggagccagactctCCTTATAAGTTCCTCACTTCAGGTGAAGATGCCGTTGTGTTCACCATTGACCTCAGACAAGACCGGCCAGCTTCAAAAGTTGTGGTAACAAGAGAAAATGATAAGAAAGTCGGACTGTATACAATCTCTATGAATCCTGCCAATATTTACCAATTTGCAGTGGGTGGACATGATCAGTTTGTAAGGATTTATGACCAGAGGAGAAttgataagaaagaaaacaatggacTACTTAAGAAATTCACTCCTCATCATCTGGTTAATTGTGATTTCCCAACAAACGTCACCTGCATTGTGTACAGCCACGATGGCACAGAGCTCCTGGCCAGCTACAATGATGAAGATATTTACCTCTTCAACTCCTCTCACAGTGATAGTGCTCAATATGTTAAGAGATATAAGGGGCACAGAAATAATGACACAATCAAATGTGTTAATTTCTATGGCCCCAGGAGTGAGTTTGTCGTGAGCGGTAGTGATTGTGGGCACGTCTTCTTCTGGGAGAAATCATCCTGCCAGATCATCCAGTTCATGGAGGGGGACAGAGGAGATATAGTAAACTGTCTTGAACCCCACCCTTACCTACCTGTGTTGGCGACCAGTGGCCTAGATCAGCATGTCAAGATCTGGACCCCCACAGCTAAAACTGCCACTGAGCTTACTGGGTTAAAAGACGTGATTAAGAAGAACAAGCACGAGCGAGATGAAGATAACTTGCACTATACGGACTCGTTTGACAACCACATGCTTCGGTTCTTCGTGCGTCACCTGTTACAGAGAGCTCATCAACCCAGCTGGAGAGGTCATGGAGCTGAGTTCCCAGATGAAGAGTTGGATGAGTCTTCCAGCACCTCAGATACATCCGAGGAGGAGGGCCAAGATCAAGTGCAGTGCGTGCCATCCTGA